CTGTAATTGGTGTAGTCGGGGTGTTGCTCTACATACGCTCGGGCCGCGTCTGCTAGCTCAAATTGCGTATGTACCAAGGCTGCCAATCCGTTGGTTCCAACAGATTTCCAAAGTGTCCAAAATTTTAAAGCATCGTTTCTTCTTCCGCACTGTAAAGAGGTCTTACCTAAATTATAATCGTCATCATTAGTTTGGTACAGATAGGCAGCATCATTACTAAATGAATTGTGCAAATACTGTTTGTGTCTTGTTACAATGATAGAGCAGGTGAGTGGTGTGCCCATCATTTTATGGGCGTTAACACTAAAAGAATCTGTACGCGCTAAGCCATTAACCAGATGTTGGTATTGGTCGCTAAAAATAACACTTCCGCAGTAAGCTCCGTCTACATGTAGCCATAGTCCGTAATTTTGGCAAATTTCAGAGAGGGGCTCGATAGGGTCAAATGCTCCTAGCACAGTTGTTCCTGCCGTTGCATTCACAAAAAATGGATGCAATCCGTTCTCAAGATCTTTTTCAATACGTTGTACTAAAACGTGCGGATTCATTTTTCCAAATTCATCTGTTTCAATATAGCGTACTTGTTCACGTCCCACCCCCATTAAAGCTGCATTTTTAGGGATGGAGTAATGCGATTCTTTTGAAGTGTAGAGTGTTAGTTTTTGGGTTATACCTTCGTTTTTAATAGTGTCTTTAAATGCATCACGAGCCATAACCATTGCCATAAAATTGCTCATAGAGCCGCCAGGGGCAAATGTTCCGTCACTAGTCTCTGGATATCCAATGCGTGTGCAAATTTGTTTTAGGATTTCCTTTTCAATTCCAACCTGTGGTCCAGCAACTTTATAGGTGTACATGCTATTGTTGAGTAGCACCGCTAGTAAATCGCCTAATGTAGCTTTTGGGTTCCTGCCTCCAAACAACTGATTGAAAAACAGTCTAGTGGATGTTCTAGGGGTGTTTAAAACGAGTTTTTCTAACGTTTCTTCAAAATCTGTGGCAGGGTTGTTTGATAGCGACAGGTCGAGCTGCTTAAACAGTTCTTCTGCAGGCAACGGTTGTGCCACAGGGTTGTTTTTTTCGGCTTCAAAAAGTTTGTTGGCGAGTTTGTTAAATAACGCTAGTTCGTGCTGCATGGGATATTGTTATATGCGTAAGTAGAAAATGAGGTCTGTAGCTTACAAAAGAAATGCTTAATAGTTGGTGATTCTGGTAGAGCTACCTTGTCCTTGACCAATTACACGGTCATAACGTTCTCCTGGCCCTCGATAGTACACAAGTACGGTGTAGTTGTTTTCTGTTTCCCAAAATTCACCGCCTACGACGTTTTCGTCTATGCTACCATCTCTATCTACTAAAACATATTTATAGTTGTAAAATCCTTGTTTAAACAAGCGAGAATTTTGATAGCTGTCTGTGGTTTCGTTATAACGCATGTAAGTAGTGCCGTCTATGGTGTAATTATTAAAGTTTCCGTAGATATGAAGCTCTTTATCACCAAGGGGTTCGTAATAGAGTAGGTTGGTGTGTACAAAAACATACTCTGCTTCAATGGCTTGATTTTGAGCATCAATATTTCTCACCACAAAGTCACCATTAATATCTGGATTATAGGTATACGGGCGGTCGCTCCTATCAATGTCTGAAAAAAGATAATGCTCATATAGGTCGTTCAGTTCAACACGTCTTATAGTGTTGTTAGAACCTCGAATTTCTTTGTTGTCGAAGTTTAAAAATTCATTCCCGCCAGAAAAGGCTGCTTCTTTATCGTATCTATAAATCAGCTCGGTACCAATCGTATATTGGGGAACTAAGTTAGTGATAGCGGTTTTAAGGTTGCTATTCTGAATAACAAGCGTCTTTACATTGCGTTTTGGATTTATGAGTAAGAGGGAAGGCGAATTAATAGCAAACTGAACTACTTGATCTGTCTTTATGCGACGTAAATCGCGCGCTCTTTTAATGTCTACAGCAACTCCTACTATGTTTTCAAGCACTATAAATTTTCTTGAAAACACAATGTTTCCGTCGTCGTCAAAGAAGGTTATAAGATAGTTTCCACTCTTTTTAATTCTTCGGGTTTCTCGATTTGGAATAGTCAGGTAATAGTGCGAAAATATTTGCAGGGTGTTTAACGAGTTTTCGTAAGTTTCTATTCGAACTTCATCAAAACCATCTAGATATTCATTTTTAGAAAGATCACTTGGGGTCCAGTCAAAATTAAAGTGATCAATTTTGTAGTAGAAGTCATCTTCGTTACCATTAAGAGCATCGAAAGAAATTTGTAGGCGTTCTCCTAGTTTAATTAAAGGCAGCTGGTTTTGATTTCCTCCTCTAAACTGAATTGTTTTAATGTATTCTGGAGGAGTAATTTCAATAGCTTCTTGTGCAAATAGACTAGCTGAAATACTAAATAAAAGGATGGAAGATACCATTAATTTGAACATACAAAAGATTTTGAGTCGTTAAATATACGCAAATTCTGTGCCTTCTTTAAGCCTTGAAATACAAGTGTTGAAGGATATAAAAAATTAATAATTAAATGTTGTGAGTAACTACATTAAATTCATAAATTTGCACACCCGAATTTAGGCTATAATAAGCCCTCGGGAATAAAGGCAATTTTAACACAACTATCCTATGTCCAAAGACATTAAGATTAAAAAAGGTCTTACTATCAATCTGAAAGGCGAAGCTGAAAAAACACTTTCAAAAGCTCCACGTTCTAGGACGTTCGCTATAAGACCAGCCGACTTCCATTTAATCACACCTAAAATGGTCGTGAAGGAAGGAGCAAAAGTTCAAGCAGGAGAAACTATTTTCTATTCAAAAAGCAACGAAGCTATTAAGTTTGTGTCTCCCGTAAGTGGAACACTAACTGCAATAGAACGCGGTGCAAAACGTGTTATAACACGTTTGTTAATTGAAGGAGATTCGCAAGATACTTTTATAGACAATGGTACTGCTAACCTAACTTCAATGAATGGGGAGTCTATAAAGCAACATTTACTTGCAACAGGGTGTTGGCCATTCATTAAGCAACGTCCGTATGATGTTGTGGCGAATCCAGAAAACACACCAAAAGCTATTTTTGTTTCAGGATACACTACAGCTCCATTAGCAGCAGATCTTGATTTTACTTTAAAAGGAAAAGAAGCCGAATTACAGGCCGCAGTAACAGCATTAAGTAAATTAACGGAAGGTGCGGTACATATTGGTATTGGTGCAGATGGAAGTTCTCCATTTAGCAATTGTAAAGATGCCCTATTACACAGAGTAAAAGGACCACACCCAGCGGGTAATGTGGGGACTCAAATAGCAAAAATAGACCCAATAAATAAAGGAGAAACTGTTTGGACAATTGCTGCTCAAGATTTAGTAATTATAGGAGAGCTTTTACTTACTGGAAAATTTAATGCAGATCGAGTAATCGCTTTATCAGGGTCGTCTATAAAAACACCTAAATACTATACTACAAAGATAGGTGCAGAGGTTTCTACCTTTGTATACGATAGTGGTCTAACCGAAGAAAATGTGCGTGTTATTAGTGGAGATGTGCTCTCTGGAACACAGATTTCGCCTAAACAACACTTAGGTTATTATGCCAACACAGTTACTGTTATTCCTGAAGGAGATGATTACGAGTTTTTTGGATGGAATAAACCTGTCTTTAATAAAATTTCACCTTCTAGAGCAATGACCTTCTCATGGTTAACTCCAAAGAAGAAATACGAGTTAGATACAAATACCAACGGCGAACATAGGGCTTTTGTAGTAACTGGTAATTATGAAGAGGTATTTCCTTTAGATATATACCCGTTACAAACCTTAAAGGCATGTATGGTTGAAGATCTGGATGCCATGGAGGCATTAGGAATGTATGAAGTAGCGCCAGAAGATTTTGCATTGACAGAATTTATCTGCGTGTCTAAGCAACCACACCAACAGATTATTAGAAACGGGTTGGACTTAATGTATAAAGAAATTGGATAATTATTCATTTTTTAAAAAAAATGAAAAATACATAGTATATGGGATTGAAGCAAAAATTACATACGCTCAAGGAAAAATATAAAGGCACCAAGATGGCTCCAGCGTTTAATGCGCTACACACCTTTTTGTACTTGCCAAATGAAACCACACATAACGGAACACACGTTAAGGGGGCAGATGACCTAAAGCGAACGATGAACACTGTTATCATGGCGTTACTTCCTTGCTTGGTGTTTGGAATGTTCAACGCAGGATACCAACATTATCTTGCCATTGGCGAATTAGAAAGAGTGACTAGCTTTTTTAGTGCCGACTTCTGGTCGTGGCAAAATTTTAGTCTTGGAGCATGGAAAGTGATTCCACTTGTGCTAGTTTCTTATGGAGTTGGTCTTTTAATCGAATTTATTTTCGCTGTAATAAAAGGGCACGAAGTAGAAGAAGGATATTTGGTGACCGGAATGTTAGTACCACTTATTGTTCCTATAGACATCCCACTTTGGATGTTAACTATTGCAGTAATTTTCGGAGTTGTAATAGGTAAGGAGGTTTTTGGTGGAACAGGAATGAACATCTTAAACCCTGCATTAACTATTCGTGCATTCTTATTCTTTGCGTATCCAACATGGATGAGTGGAGACAAAGTATGGGTAGAAGGTGCTGTAGAAAGGGCTAAAGAAATGGCAGCCGGTGCAAACGTAGACGCGATTTCTGGAGAAACTATCTTAGGAAGCTTAGCTCAAAATAAAGAGTTTGCATACAGTGTATGGGATATGTTCTTAGGGTTTATTCCAGGATCGGTAGGTGAAACATCTACTGTGCTTATACTATTAGGTGGGCTGTTCTTGATTTTCTCAAAAATTGGAAGCTGGCGAATCATGCTGTCTTCAATTATTGGAGCACTTGTTATGGGACTTATATTTAATGGTGTGGTCGCGCAGGAATGGATTTCTGAAGGAAGCAAATTCTTTAGTTTAATGGATGTTCCTTTCTGGCAACATCTTATCATTGGTGGATTGGCTTTTGGTATTGTATATATGGCTACAGATCCGGTTACTGCATCACAAACCAACAAAGGAAAATGGATCTATGGTCTATTAATAGGTTTTATTTCAGTGCTTATTAGAGTGTTTAACCCAGCATACCCAGAAGGTGTGATGTTGGCAATTTTATTGATGAATGTATTTGCACCAACTATAGATCACTACGTTGTACAAGGAAACATTAAAAAAGAGCAAAACGTCTTAAAGCTAAAACAGCATAATTATGGCAATTAACACAGATAAAAATAGTTATACCATCGTTTTCGCCATTATTATGGTGGTGGTTGTGGGTTCGTTATTGGCGGGTTTTGCCAGTGGTTTGAAACCATTAATTAAGGCGAACGAAAAGTTTGAAAAGCAACAGAATATTCTGTATGCAATGAACGTAAATGATAATGAAGGTGAAGGAGATGTTGTTTTTATCCCAACCGATAGAGTTGAGGAAGAATTCAACAAATACATTACCAAACAATTAGTGATTCAGGGAGATAAGGTTGAAGAAAACGATGAAGCGTATCTTATAGATTTGAAGAAAGAAGAAACCAAAGCAAAAGATGCTTCTTACCAACGTAGATTACCATTATTTGTAGGTGAAAAAGATGGTAAGGAGGTATATGTAATACCAGTTAGAGGAAAAGGACTTTGGGATGCTATCTGGGGCTTTGTTGCTGTAGATAAATCAATGACAGTTCAAGGGGTGTATTTTGATCATAAAGGAGAAACACCAGGACTGGGTGCTGAAATCAAGCAACGATACTTCATGGATGATTTTACAGGTGAAAAGTTTCTTAATGGTAATGTTTTTGAAGGAATAAGCGTTGCTAAAGGAAACAACGACCCAAAAAACACCGACACTACAGATAATGAAGTTGATGCATTGGCAGGAGCAACAATTACAGGAGATGGTGTTTCAGCAATGCTGAAAAAAGATATTAAAATGTACGTACCGTACTTTAAAAAATTAAATCAATAAGAGATGGGGCTACTTTCAAAAAAAGATAGAAAACTAATCTTAGATCCGTTAGCAGACGACAATCCAATTACAATTCAAGTATTAGGTATTTGTTCTGCCTTAGCAATTACAGCACAGCTGAAACCTTCTATCGTGATGGCAATTTCAGTAGTATTTGTACTTGGTATTGGTAATGTTGTTATTTCGTTAATGCGAAATATTATTCCATCTAAAATTAGAATTATAGTGCAGCTTATTGTTGTTGCAACACTTGTAATTATTGTAGACCAAGTGCTAAAAGCATTTGCCTACGAGTTAAGTAAGGAACTTTCAGTATTTATTGGATTAATAATTACCAACTGTATTATTATGGGGCGTTTTGAAGCCTTTGCTTTAGGGAATGGTCCTTGGAAATCATTTCTTGATGGAATTGGAAACGCTGCGGGATATGGAGTAATCTTAATTATTGTTGGATTCTTTCGTGAATTACTAGGAAGTGGAACGTTATTCGGATTCAAAGTATTGGGAGATTCGGTGGAGAAAACAGGACTTTATGCTATTGGATATGAAAACAATGGTTTTATGGTACTTCCTCCAATGGCGTTAATTGTAGTTGGTATTATTATCTGGGTACAACGTAGTAGAAATAAAGCATTAATAGAAGAAAACTAAAAAAAGTAGGTAGCTTACTAAGTAGACGTTCTACTGAAAACTACCACTGAATACTTTAAAAATATGGAACATTTAGAATTGTTTTTTAAATCCATCTTCGTAGATAACATGGTATTTGCATACTTCTTAGGTATGTGTTCTTACTTAGCCGTATCTAAAAAGGTAAGCACTGCTGTAGGTTTAGGAGCAGCTGTAATATTTGTACTTACTGTTACAGTACCACTTAACTGGTTGTTAGATCAATACATTTTGCGCGAGGGAGCGTTAACATGGTTGGGTGAAGAATTTGCCGATTACGACCTTAGCTTTTTGTCATTTATTCTCTTTATTGCAACTATTGCTACCATGGTACAATTGGTTGAAATAATTGTAGAGAAATTTTCTCCATCCTTGTATAACTCTTTAGGTATATTCTTGCCGCTTATTGCTGTAAACTGCGCCATCTTAGGAGGGTCTTTGTTTATGCAATCTAGAGATATTGCCTCTTTCGATTTAGCTTTAAATTACGGGTTTAGTTCAGGTATAGGATGGTTCTTAGCCATTGTAGCTATTGCCGCAATTCGTGAGAAAATTAGATATAGTAATGTGCCAGCACCACTTAGAGGATTAGGAATTACATTTATCATTACTGGATTAATGGCAATTGGGTTCATGAGTTTTGGTGGAATGTTAACTGGGGGTGATGAAGAAACACCATCTTTAGACGAAGCACCAGAAAATATCGGTCTTCAATTAAATGAAGAGACCATAGAAATTATTGAAAATGAAACCGCTCAATTAGAAGTTTCAGAATTAACACAGCAATAGTATGTTTTTAGCAGCAAGTACAATTGGAGTTGTGGTAGCCACCGTCGTTGCCTTTTTAGTATTAACACTTTTATTAGTGGCGCTTTTGTTATTTACAAAACAGAAGTTATCGCCATCTGGACCTGTTAAAATTACTATTAATGACGAAAAAGTTATTGAAGTAGCCAGCGGAGGTACATTACTTTCAACCCTAGGAAACAATAAAATCTTCTTACCATCTGCTTGTGGTGGTGGTGGAACTTGTATTCAGTGCGAATGTCATGTATTAGAAGGTGGAGGAGAAGCGCTTCCAACTGAAACACCACACTTCAGTAGAAAAGAATTGAAAGACGGAGCCCGTTTGTCATGCCAAGTAAAGGTGAAGCAGGATATGAACATCCATATTCCAGAAGAAGTTTTCGGAATTAAGAAATGGGATGCTACGGTAGTGCGTAATTATAATGTAGCTTCATTTATTAAAGAATTCGTGGTAGAAATCCCTGAAGATATGGGATACAAAGCAGGAGGTTATATTCAAATTGAAATCCCTGAATGTGAAGTAAAATTTGAAGATATAGATATTACAGCGCACCCTGAAGAGCATGATACACCAGATAAATTTCAGGCAGAATGGGATAAATTTGGCTTATGGCCATTGGTAATGAAGAATACAGAAACGGTTGAAAGAGCCTACTCAATGGCCTCTTATCCAGCCGAAGGACGTGAAATTATGTTGAACGTTCGTATCGCCACACCACCTTGGGACAGAGCTAAAAACCAATGGATGCAAGTAAATCCGGGTATTGCCTCTTCATACATTTTTAACCTGAAAAAAGGTGATAAGTGTGTGATTTCTGGACCTTATGGAGAATTTTTCATTAACCCGTCTGAATCTGAGATGTTGTATGTAGGTGGAGGAGCAGGAATGGCACCAATGAGATCACATCTGTACCACCTATTCAAAACCTTGAAAACAGGTAGAAAAGTAACATATTGGTACGGAGGGCGTTCTAAACGTGAATTATTTTATTTAGATCATTTTCAACAGCTAATGGATGAATTTCCGAACTTCAAATTTTACCTAGCTTTATCTGAACCTATGGAAGAAGATAACTGGAAAGTGAAAGATGGTATTGATGGTGAAGGAGATGGTTTTGTTGGGTTTATTCACCAAGTCGTTATAGATAACTACTTGAATCATCATGAAGCCCCAGAAGATATTGAATTGTATTTCTGTGGTCCTCCGCTAATGAACCAAGCGGTTCAGAAAATGGGAGAAGATTTTGGTATCCCAGACGAGAACATCAGATTTGACGATTTCGGAGGATAGATTAGAAAAAAGACAAGATATAAAGCTGTTTTGAGGTTCACTTCAAAACAGCTTTTTTTTATTTCTATATATAATTTTTTTTCATTTTCATATATGAAAGTAGACTATGGTTCAGTTTTATTTTTATTTTTACTTCATAATACAGCTATAGAAGACTGATTAGTTGTTTGTTAGTTGTTACAATCACTTTTTAATAGACCTATTATGAAACGAAATTTACCCCAATTTGTTCTGCTTTTTTTAGTTGCTACATCACTTAATGCACAAATAACATTTAATGATGTTGCCGAAGGATATATGCCAACAGAAGGCCCTACCTTAGTTATTCACCCCACTAATTTCTACATATCTGAACCTGTGCGTGATATGCCGCAGTGTATAGATACTTCAATTTTCGATAGCAAAGTCGTGCCGAAGGGAAATGGTGAAGAAGTTGGCCCTCACCCTATGAGTGCGAAGCGTCAAAGAAAATTAGCGCATTTAAATTCGGCTGGAAAAAGTACTATAGAAATAGATCCATTAATAGCGGGTCCAGAGACATATACACGAGCTTCTAACGATAGAGCTCCAATCGCAAATTTTGAAGGGATCGGACTTAATGCTTCACCACCAGATCCATCTATGGCCGTGGGCCCAAATCACGTTGTTACGATGGAAAACGGATTGTGGTCTGTGTATGATAAAAATGGTGTGCAAGCCGCGGGATTCCCAAAGAATTTGAATAATCCCTTAACCGGGCCAAACCATGGTGATAATGCAGGAGACCCTGTTGTAATGTACGATAGACAAGCAGATAGATGGTTTTTATCGCAATTTCAACTTTCTGGAAATCCAGCCCTGTCTGATGATGTTTTTCTTATAGGAATATCTCAAACAGCAGACCCAACAGGGGCTTATTATGTATACGAGTATGAACTTACACAAGGAAATGACTATCCGCACTATGGAGTATGGAGAGATTCTTATGTTTCCGCTGGAAATTTTACAGGCGCGCAGAAAGTATATACCTTCAATAGAACGAAGATGTTAGCGGGAGATGGAAGTGCAGAGATTGTTGGATTTTCACCTTCCGGATTGGGATCTAGTGGTTTTGCCGCTCCAATTCCAGTTCATTCAGAAAGAGACGTGACACCAACAGGAGATATCAAAATTGTATTCTACCAAGATGATGCCTTTAGCGGTGTTACTTCAGACCATATTGGTCTATGGAATATAGATATGGATTGGAGTAATATAGGTAGTTCAACAATTTCTGGAAAAAACCAAATACCTACAGCGGCTTTTGATGCGGCCATAGCTGGTGGCTTTTCTAACCTCCAACAACCAGGAACATCCCAGAGAATTGACGCTATTGTAGGTGCTGTTATGAATATGGTACATTGGTACGAATTTGGAACCCACCAAAGTATAGTTATGAATTGGGTTGTTGAAATTCAAAACGGCACACAAAAATCTGGTATTCGTTGGGTAGAAATACGTAGTACAGATAACGGGGCTACCTGGAGCGTTTATCAAGAAGGAACTTTTACAGATCCTGCGCACGCAACAGTAGCCAATAAAGAGTCTGTGTTTATGGGATGTATTTCTATGGATGAAGATGGAAACATAGGTCTTGGATACACTAAAACGGGTTCAAGTACTTTTCCTTCTTTATATTATACAGGTAGATTAGCTTCAGATGCTTTAGGTACTATGAGTTTCGGTGAAAATTTAGTAATCTCAGGAACTTCTTCTGTAACAGGTAACGACCGATATGGAGATTATGGTCAAGGCGTAACAGATCCTTCAGACGATAAAACATTTTGGGTGACTTCAGAATTTTCTGGTGATGATGACAGACGCGTGCGAATTTATTCTTATAGAATTGCAGCAGCATCACCTGAAATTAGTTTCGGAATTACTTCGGAAAGCGTAACAGAAAGCGCTTCAGCTTGTTTTACAGATATTGATGTTCCTCTAAACATTGCGCTAGCCCCATCTCAAGATGCTACAGTAGACTTTACAATTAATGGTACAAGTACTGCAAGCACCAATGTAGATTTTGAATTACTTACCAGCAGTGTTACTTTTTTAGCAGGACAAACAACAGGACAAACTATGACTGTCCGTGTTTACCACGATGGTCTGGTAGAAGTGAATGAAAATTTAATTATCGATTTTACTGTTACTACCACCGGAGACGCCACAGCAAATACCGCTGCAAATACCTATACTATGACTATTGTTAGTACAGATGTTGCGCCAACTCCTACTACCAACGTGACCGTATTAGATGCAGATTTTGAGACTGTCCCTGCAGGTTGGTTAGTTTCAGATCAAGATGGAGATGGAGTTAACTGGAGTATTGGTATTCCTCCAGGTCCACCGGCACATCTCACGACTCAAAAGTTATTTTCTCAATCGTGGAACGGAGCTGCTTTAACGCCCGATAATTACATTATTACAAATCAAGTAATGATTCCTGCAGATGTTTCTTCAGCTACCTTAACGTATGAAGTTGCGCCCGCAACTCTTACAGATTCATGGTACGAAGAGTATTATACAGTCTATTGGACAACTAGCATTGCTACAATTGGTGCTATAACGGGTAGTGCCCAAGTAAAACCAGGAGGAATTATTTCCCAAGCTGTTGTTAACGAAACTATTGATATGACCCCATATGTAGGGCAGGCAGGATATCTTGTCTTTAGACACCATAACTGTACCGATGAAGAGTATATTTCTATAGATAACATTTTGTTAGAAGGTGAAGCGAGTACTAATGTTCAAACAGCCGTAAATACGGGTACAGCAGATCAATTGAATATTGACGGGGTGGGAACAGCTTATGCTTATGATCTTAGCACAGATGATGTTATGGCATCTGTCGTAAATAATCAGGCAGATGATTATGGATGTTCTACCATGGCAGTATCAAGAGCTGGTACAAGCGCTCAAGGATATAATGGTAGTACAGGTGCAGATCGCGTTACCGACAAAACCTTTACGGTAACAACGTCTAATACAATTGGCTCTGGTGACACGAGTATTACCTTCTATTTTACTGAAGCCGAAATTGCCGGTTGGGAAGGACTAACTGGCCTTGATAGAAACACCGACCTAATTATTGGTCGAGGAAATGCCACAAGTATTTCAGAAACTTCAACTACCACAATAGGTGCTTTTGGTACGGGGAATATTACTGTAACTGGAAATTTTAGTGGCCTTGATG
This Rasiella rasia DNA region includes the following protein-coding sequences:
- a CDS encoding T9SS-dependent choice-of-anchor J family protein → MKRNLPQFVLLFLVATSLNAQITFNDVAEGYMPTEGPTLVIHPTNFYISEPVRDMPQCIDTSIFDSKVVPKGNGEEVGPHPMSAKRQRKLAHLNSAGKSTIEIDPLIAGPETYTRASNDRAPIANFEGIGLNASPPDPSMAVGPNHVVTMENGLWSVYDKNGVQAAGFPKNLNNPLTGPNHGDNAGDPVVMYDRQADRWFLSQFQLSGNPALSDDVFLIGISQTADPTGAYYVYEYELTQGNDYPHYGVWRDSYVSAGNFTGAQKVYTFNRTKMLAGDGSAEIVGFSPSGLGSSGFAAPIPVHSERDVTPTGDIKIVFYQDDAFSGVTSDHIGLWNIDMDWSNIGSSTISGKNQIPTAAFDAAIAGGFSNLQQPGTSQRIDAIVGAVMNMVHWYEFGTHQSIVMNWVVEIQNGTQKSGIRWVEIRSTDNGATWSVYQEGTFTDPAHATVANKESVFMGCISMDEDGNIGLGYTKTGSSTFPSLYYTGRLASDALGTMSFGENLVISGTSSVTGNDRYGDYGQGVTDPSDDKTFWVTSEFSGDDDRRVRIYSYRIAAASPEISFGITSESVTESASACFTDIDVPLNIALAPSQDATVDFTINGTSTASTNVDFELLTSSVTFLAGQTTGQTMTVRVYHDGLVEVNENLIIDFTVTTTGDATANTAANTYTMTIVSTDVAPTPTTNVTVLDADFETVPAGWLVSDQDGDGVNWSIGIPPGPPAHLTTQKLFSQSWNGAALTPDNYIITNQVMIPADVSSATLTYEVAPATLTDSWYEEYYTVYWTTSIATIGAITGSAQVKPGGIISQAVVNETIDMTPYVGQAGYLVFRHHNCTDEEYISIDNILLEGEASTNVQTAVNTGTADQLNIDGVGTAYAYDLSTDDVMASVVNNQADDYGCSTMAVSRAGTSAQGYNGSTGADRVTDKTFTVTTSNTIGSGDTSITFYFTEAEIAGWEGLTGLDRNTDLIIGRGNATSISETSTTTIGAFGTGNITVTGNFSGLDGTYYFGSAGSFVASCSGGTKTWNGTNWSPAGAPDNTHNVVFTGNYSTGANGLEACTITVAGGAILTVNALGYARAQGDITVDGTLIVAHQGSIVQVDPSAVVTKTGTINVEVTTPVLQTRDFMVMGSPMDDETRNGVFSSAFLVLDHDPDMFNPNTHPNIPQGATNFKDLEGDYWSIYSGDINPGEGYIVRPQSGYGDPANTTFDMTYAAGTLNNGTVNRPMIYNSTNSPAGTPNTYSNPYASAIDADKFIQDNGLNALYFWEHLTPPTVIVPGESIMFDMDDVSVRNFGGGVAANNDNPANIPNGVISTGQGFAIKATSNGSVNFTNDMRLTTGNTTLRSNELEVDRLWLHLESNTYGLANNLLIGFNPAATDGWDNGYDTDRLASSVGLYSHLDVGTGTGEEQMAIQTRGAFQSSEKIHVGFSSLIEEHTLYTISLSNYEGSNLSDTSIYLYDSHMNVMTDLTQGDYEFRSSKATNNRRFTVSFEPDNVLATGAAALENITMFPNPTDGVLNITAPDTTIETIKIYDVRGRVIAETATGDVSYFQIDMATLKTSMYFVEISTPDGKITKRIVKK